DNA sequence from the Candidatus Fluviicola riflensis genome:
CAGTAACTGCTGCGCAGGCGCAATCTAAAATTGCTCACATAAATTCTCAAACATTGCTTGATACCATGCCTTCACGTAAGGCAGCTATTGCTGAAATCAATGAACTAAGCCGCAGAGCCGACGAAGAGTTGAAAGGAATGGAAGCAAACCTGGAAAAAGAATACAATGCTTACATGACCAGAAGACCTACACAAACGCCAGCTATGAATACTTACGATGAAGGTCGTTTGGCGAAAATGCAGGCTGATATGCAGGCACGTGAGCAGGAAATCAATCAGATTTTGCAAACAATGTCTACTGAATTGAACGAAGTGATCCTAAAAACAGTAAAAGAAGCTGTTGATTTGGTGGCTAAAAAGAAAGGTTTGAACTACGTGATCGACGAGTCATCTACGCTTTACGCCAGCGGAAGTAACATCACCAATGAAGTGATTCCTGAGTTGTTGCGCATCGATGCTGAAAAAACGAAAGCAAAAGCACAGACACCTCAAACACCTCCGGGACAGTAATTAAAGCTACACAATATTCTAAGAGTCGTCTTCCGTTTGGTTGGCGACTTTTTTTGTTTAACGACAATGATATTCCAAACATTTTGTCACCACAAAGATTCTGTGTTAAAGATTATTGTGACTATTTATCTACCATGGTAACTACTTAATGCTTACTTTTGTCAAAACACCGTTCATGGAACGCTCTTTATTTGTAAAATCAATGCTGGGATTTGCCGCAATGGGCGGATTAACTTCCGCTCTCCAATTGAAAAACGTGTTCTCCGAAGAGGATTATACTTATCCCGTGCTGTTTATCGGGCACGGTTCACCAATGAATGGCATCGAAGACAATGCTTTTTCGCAGCAATGGAAAGCGCAGGTGAAAGATTTACCTACGCCAAAAGCGGTTATCGTTATTTCTGCACACTGGCTTACGAAAGGCACATTCATCACCGCGATGGAACATCCGCAAACAATCCATGATTTCGGTGGTTTTCCACCCGAACTGTTTGCTGTTCAATATCCGGCTCCCGGTTCGGTAGAAATGGCCGCAACAGCCAAAACGCTTATTACGAGCACAGAAGTTGGTTTAGACCACGAATGGGGGCTTGATCACGGAACCTGGACGGTTGTAAAACACATGTATCCCAATGCGGATGTTCCGGTTCTTCAATTAAGTATTGACTACGGTCAACCGGCTGCCTATCATTACGCTCTGGCGAAAGAATTGCAATCGCTTCGTAAAAAAGGTGTGTTGCTCATCGGCAGCGGAAATATGGTCCACAACCTCGGGCTGGTCGATTTTGCCAACATCAGCAAACCTGATTATGGCTTTGACTGGGCACTGGAAGCGCGCGAAACTTTTAATAAATTGCTGTTGAACAAAGAACACCAAACCCTGATCGGCTACGAGCAATTGGGCAAAAGTGTGCAATTGGCCATTCCAACACCCGATCATTATTTTCCGCTCATCTACACACTTGGATTATCAACTCCTTCTGACGCTGTTCAGCTGTTCAATGACCAAATGGTTGGCGGATCGCTGAACATGACTTCCGTGCAATTCGGTTAAACGACTGAAAACACTATTTTTGTTTCATGTCAAAAAAAGGTCCCATCGGTATTTTTGATTCCGGATACGGCGGTTTAACCGTTTTGAAAGAAATCCGGGAGCAATTGCCACAGTACGATTATCTCTACCTGGGCGATAATGCGCGTGCGCCTTATGGTTCGCGTTCATTCGAGGTCATTTACGATTATACGTGGCAAGCCGTGCAAGCCTTGTTCGAACAGGGATGTTCATTGGTCATTTTAGCGTGTAACACCGCTTCGGCCAAAGCACTGCGCAGCATACAGCAAAAACAATTGCCTTTATTGGCAGAAAACAAACGTGTTTTGGGGGTAATCCGGCCAAGTACGGAAGCATTGGGCGAAATGACGCATTCCAAACACATTGGAATTCTGGCTACTGAAGGAACCGTGAAATCGCAATCGTACGTAATTGAATTGCAGAAATTCGCTCCGGAAATTACGGTTACACAACACGCCTGCCCTATGTGGGTGCCGTTGATTGAAAACAATCAGCATACAACTCCGGGCGGAATTTATTTTCTGCAGCAGGATCTGTTGTCGTTATTGCAGCAGGATCCTAAAATAGATACGATTCTACTCGGTTGCACGCATTATCCATTGGTAAAGGAAACACTTCAATCATTGCTACCTGAACACATTCAGGTGGTTGCCCAAGGTTCGTTGGTTGCCGCAAAGCTGGAAGATTACCTGCTTCGCCACCCCGAAATCGAATCACTTTGCCAGAAGGGAGGGAATGTAACCTATGTTACAACAGAGAGTGCTTCGGACTTCTCTATCAATGCAAGCAGAATTATGGGGTTATCCATTGATGCGGAGCACATTACACTGCATTAGGATCAATTAGGATTCCGAGGATTGTATAAAGTAGTCAATGCTACTCACAATCGAAATGGTACTTTTGTGGCGTTGAACGTTGAAAACGGATGAGATGTTGGAAATAATCGGCTTTTGTGCTGCGCTACTGGTTGGGATGGTCTTAGGGCTTCTGGGCGGTGGTGGTTCTATTCTGGCGCTTCCAGTAATGGTTTACCTGTTTCACATTCCTGCCAACATGGCAACGGCTTACTCCCTTTTTGTGATCGGAATTGCAGCGTTGATCGGCACGTTCCAGAATGTACGCAACCGATTGGTTCAACCGAAAACCGCCTTGTTGTTTTCAATACCCGCAGTAATTTCCATTGCAATCGCCCGTAAGTTCATTCTTCCAAATTTGCCTGACAAAATTCACATTGGCGACCAGTTGGTTTTTCAGCGCGACACATTTATCATGATTTTGTTTGCGTTGCTGATGATCCTTGCTTCTATTCCGATGATTCGCGGACAACGGGAACGACAGGCAGCAAAGCGTCCGAGGCCGGGAATCCTGGCTTTTTTCGGGATCATCGTCGGTGTAATTTCGGGAATGGTTGGCGCCGGTGGTGGATTCCTGATCATTCCTGCTTTGTCAATTTTCATGAAAGTACCGATCAAAACGGCCATTGCTACTTCCATTATGATTATTGCGATCAACTCGCTCGCGGGATTTTCCATTGAAATGACCGACCCAAAGATCGATTGGAAATTTTTATTCCTTTTCACAGCCATTGCTGTAGTTGGCGTACTTTTCGGATTGTTCCTCAACAAACGCGTTCAGGCCGAAAAACTCAAAAGCGGGTTTGGATATTTCGTGCTTGGAATCGGGGTGTTTATTTTGATAAAGGAGTGGTTTTAATAGATCAGTGATTAGCAGTTAGTTATTAGTGGTTAGTTAG
Encoded proteins:
- a CDS encoding 4,5-DOPA dioxygenase extradiol, producing MERSLFVKSMLGFAAMGGLTSALQLKNVFSEEDYTYPVLFIGHGSPMNGIEDNAFSQQWKAQVKDLPTPKAVIVISAHWLTKGTFITAMEHPQTIHDFGGFPPELFAVQYPAPGSVEMAATAKTLITSTEVGLDHEWGLDHGTWTVVKHMYPNADVPVLQLSIDYGQPAAYHYALAKELQSLRKKGVLLIGSGNMVHNLGLVDFANISKPDYGFDWALEARETFNKLLLNKEHQTLIGYEQLGKSVQLAIPTPDHYFPLIYTLGLSTPSDAVQLFNDQMVGGSLNMTSVQFG
- the murI gene encoding glutamate racemase; translation: MSKKGPIGIFDSGYGGLTVLKEIREQLPQYDYLYLGDNARAPYGSRSFEVIYDYTWQAVQALFEQGCSLVILACNTASAKALRSIQQKQLPLLAENKRVLGVIRPSTEALGEMTHSKHIGILATEGTVKSQSYVIELQKFAPEITVTQHACPMWVPLIENNQHTTPGGIYFLQQDLLSLLQQDPKIDTILLGCTHYPLVKETLQSLLPEHIQVVAQGSLVAAKLEDYLLRHPEIESLCQKGGNVTYVTTESASDFSINASRIMGLSIDAEHITLH